CAGCGACTGACAGAGGTGGGGGAGACCAGGACCGCAAGTGGGAACAcagccctggggcagggggcGCTCAGCTCTCCCAGTCCTGGCAGATGTGGAGGCCCCACTCCCAGGACAGGTGGGGGGTCCTGTCGTCATCGGTGAAGAAGGACGTGACCACGTAGGCACCCCGCACCAGCACGCCCCGGGGCGCCTCCTCCAACGGAGTCACAAACTCGTACTCCTGGGCGCTCGGGCCATAGCTGCCCACCATGTAGACGGCTTTGTCCACTGGGGGAGGGCGAGGGTGTCAGGGGCTGCCCTCTGCCCCACTGGCCCCCACCCCGAGCCTTCCCCCTGGGCTGCCCCCTCCACGCAGCCCTCACCTCGCAGGCCCTGGCGGTAGGTGTGATGCAGACACTTGAGGCCACTGACGATCTCCTTATTGACCTGAAGGACAGACGGTGTTAGGGGGAACCTGGGGGGGCTGGGCCTGTGGCTGGCTGGTGTCCCTCGTGACAGCTCCCTCACCTTGAAGGTAATCTTCACTTTGTAATCAACACCCTCCTTCAGGACAAACACCCGGTTTTTCAGCGCAGCCAACTCCCCTGTTAGGGAAAGTGCAGCTAAGTGTGAACTCCTGTGATGGCTGAGACCCTGCCCCAGGAGCCCCCATGGGGGGCCTGTACCTGTGAGGTCTAGGTCTGAGTACTTGGGATTGGGCATGGGGGGGGGTCCTAAGAGGTACATGGCAACGAGCCCAGGTCTCTACCCCAAAGATCAGTTTGTATTTTGCGGAGGGGGTTACCTGTGAGGTCCCTGCCTGGGGCTCAGGGTTGCACCAGGCATCCTGGGAGTTACCTGTGAGGTCCATGGTGATGGGCCCTGGGGCCTGCTCAGACATCAGTGTCAGGCTGGTCACCTGCACGTTGGGCAGGCTTGGGTCTGAAGAGAAACCAGAAGTGTACaggtgccctaaccctaacccaccctccccaccccagcccagggcaTGGGCATACCCACGGCAGGCGGCTCAGGCCCCAGCAACGCCCGCTTGTAATTAACCAGGCTCTCGTCGTCCGGGTCCAGCTGCTGGATCTCCAGGAGGCTTTTCCTCCCCGGGGCCCGGTACTCCGGCACGGCCTCATCCAGCACCTCATCTGGCGGCAGCTGCCCCTTCTCCTTGTCCGTCAGAAGGACTGGGGGTCGGGGAGGGTGTGTGAGCAGCTGCTGCCAGCTGACCTGGCATTTGCTGGAGCCTGCCGTCTGGCCAGCTGGACCTCCCACTGCCCAAAGGAAGGAACTTAACAGGAGTCCGGTGAGAGCTCTGGGAGAGGGGTGGGCCGAGAAGATGCAGAGCAGCGCCCAAACCCAGCCTCTTGGGAAAGGGCCTGGGGAGTGGAGAAGGCTCCCAAGAGATGGAGGCAGGTGATCCCTGGAGGCTCCAGCTGCATCCTCCTGCCCCACCCATTCATCCCAGGCCCCTCCCTGACTGTAGGGGGAAGGAAGACCCCAAATGGGGGACAGCCCCAAGGGATAGGGTCCACCACTACCGAGTGGTGACCGCTGAGGTCttctctagagcagaggctctgcCTTTTCGCTGCTCTCTAGGGTCCCCAGGCCCTAGGCCTCTTCCCATATTCCCATAAGGCTCTCGGACACTTCTCAGGGTCCCCACCACCCTGCTCAGGGACTGCGTTCCCTGAATGCCTCCCCACAGTCTTGGGAGTTCCTCCCCATAATGCTCCTGAAGGGTAGGGGTGGTTCTCTCTAAACCCCTCAACTTATGCTCCGAGGCCACCTCCCCAGGTGCCTCCAGACCCAGTCAGCTAAGCCCCTTCCCCTGGCGCCTTAACGCAGGGGTCTTTCTGAGCCCTTCCCACAGTCCTAGGAGAAGCTCCCATGGtgccttggggcagggtcttTCCGAGTCCCTGCCCACTGCGCTCCAGTCTTTCCCGGGATCCACACCCTCCCTGAaggagccccagccccacccaaggGAGATGGGACCTCAGGGGCAGGTTCCCACGGGGAGAGGGCACCCCTGCTACCCTGGTTTCACAAACAGACCCGCCCACTCTTGACCCCTTGCCCCATGAGTGTCTGGCCTGGAcgaagccccccacccccgccagagCCCTGCCGGGGGACCCCGCCGCGAGGTCCCCACGAGCGCCCCCAAAGTTTCCGCGGGGGAGAAGCCGCCGCGCCCCGGGCTGAGCCCCCCGCCCACGTGGCCGCCCTGGCCACGGCCCGCTCACCTCGGGCGCACAGCGCCAGCCGGAGCAGCTCCAGCAGCTGCGCCCCCAGCTCACACGCGTCCAGGCCCAGCATGGTGGCCCGcggcccggccccgccgccgaGCCGCCGAGGAGCCGCcgcccgccccgccgccgcccggcTCGGCGCTCAGCCCCGGCGCGACTGCGGTGAGCTCATCCCGGCCGGGAGCGCCCCCCGCGCCCAGCGCCGCGCCCGCGCCGCGCgcccccagccgctccgcggaccCCGCGCAGCCCCGCAGAGACGCGCGTGTCGCCCGCTTGGCGCCGGCACCCGGTCGTCCCCGCCGCGGGCGCACTCGGACCCCGCACAGCCGCCGCAGTCACGGTCCCAGCATCCCGCCCCGCCTGCACCCGGCTCTGGCCATCAGGGCTGCCCCACCCCATGGCGCCGCCCGGAGTCTGGGGAGTCTCTGGGGAAGCCCTCTGGGCGGggctggtggggctgggggcgcgAGTGGAGCAGGtgcgtccccccccccccacaagtcCCCAGGCTCTCGTTAGTTACCTGCAGGCAGCGCAGGCCGCACCTGGGGCCCGAcagtccctccccctccccctactCCCACCCCCGCTGGAGCTTATTTATGTCTGGGCAGAGGGGACTCCTGGAGTCTGCCCagccttggggggtgggggatgctgtgtgtgtatgcacagcCTCCTGGCCCCGCACCCCAGAGGTTCACAGGCATCAGCACGGAGGGGCCCGTGTCCACACACACAGTGAGGTGCAGTCTGGAGACACAACCATTATTCCAGTGTTTATTGACTGGGCTGTGTGAGCGTGGCAGGGGGTGGAGGTGTCTTTGCATGCTCTATGCTCAGAGGCCCCCGTCCTTGGGGAGAAAAGGACACTGATCTGAAACAGAACGGGGTGGTGGAGTGCTGAGAGGGGCGCACAGAAGGGGCCTCTGGTCTTGATGCTTAAACAGACCTTGTGATAGGTGGATGGGGGTCagcggggcaggggcaggggtgagCTGGACCTGAGGCTGGGGACAGCTGGGTCAAAGTGGAGGGGGAGGCAGAACACCAGCTAGAGTCCCCCTGCTTCCTTACACCCCTCCGCCCCCCATTTCTGAGGACACCCAAGGATCAGATCTGCCCTGGCCCAAAGGAGCCCCCTATCTGAGGAGGCCAGCAGGCCGTGGGTGCGGGAGGCACGTGTGCTAGGGTGGGGACTGTCCCCCTTGGAGCCGCACCTGCCCACAGTCTTTCCAAGGCAGGATCTCCCCAGCTGGAGCCCAGCCCTTCTAGGGTCACATCCTGCTGCCCCTTCCctggggtggtcagggaagccACTTGTCCCCAGGCTGGGGATAGCTCTGGCCTCTGGGGGCCTTCAGCCTCTCTAGAAGCCCATCCATGAAGAGAGGACAGCCAGGCCTGGTGCCAGCCTGACCCCACCtgtgtgggtggggctgggtgagaGAATTTCACTGGCATGTAAGGGAGAATGGCACCTGGGAAGGGTAGAACACCCCTCCAGTACCCCTGCCCCAGCTCAGCCTGGACATGGCTTTGCCTGCAGTGGAAATGGGTTCAGATGGCCATGTCGGAGGCTCTGGCCAAAGGCTAACCCCGACATCCTGCCCTGCCCCAAGCAcctaaaaatcagaaatagaccTGTTTGCACCACCTTAAAATGGCCCCAACAAAAGGGGTGTGGCTGGCCAAGGAGGGAGAGAAACGGccaggctgggccctgagccTAGAGGCTGCCCACGAATCTTGGGGGGCAGGTGTTGAGATCTTCTCTCCCAGTAAAGCCCCCTCCCACAGTCTCCCACAGTTTCGGGGTAACCCGGGTGGGGTCTCTGTCTGTTCCCCAACTGGTG
This portion of the Pseudorca crassidens isolate mPseCra1 chromosome 15, mPseCra1.hap1, whole genome shotgun sequence genome encodes:
- the ARHGDIG gene encoding rho GDP-dissociation inhibitor 3 isoform X1, producing the protein MLGLDACELGAQLLELLRLALCARVGGPAGQTAGSSKCQVSWQQLLTHPPRPPVLLTDKEKGQLPPDEVLDEAVPEYRAPGRKSLLEIQQLDPDDESLVNYKRALLGPEPPAVDPSLPNVQVTSLTLMSEQAPGPITMDLTGELAALKNRVFVLKEGVDYKVKITFKVNKEIVSGLKCLHHTYRQGLRVDKAVYMVGSYGPSAQEYEFVTPLEEAPRGVLVRGAYVVTSFFTDDDRTPHLSWEWGLHICQDWES
- the ARHGDIG gene encoding rho GDP-dissociation inhibitor 3 isoform X2 — encoded protein: MLGLDACELGAQLLELLRLALCARVLLTDKEKGQLPPDEVLDEAVPEYRAPGRKSLLEIQQLDPDDESLVNYKRALLGPEPPAVDPSLPNVQVTSLTLMSEQAPGPITMDLTGELAALKNRVFVLKEGVDYKVKITFKVNKEIVSGLKCLHHTYRQGLRVDKAVYMVGSYGPSAQEYEFVTPLEEAPRGVLVRGAYVVTSFFTDDDRTPHLSWEWGLHICQDWES